The following is a genomic window from Geminicoccus roseus DSM 18922.
GACGGCGTGATGGACGCGATCCAGCGCCAGCGCGCGCGGGCCTCGGCGGTCGGCAACCTGGAAAGCAACGAGGCGCAGACCGTCACGATCGAGAACGAGGCGATCAGCATCGCGCCGGCCGATCCGGAGGTGGTGTATGTCCCGACCTACGATCCGGCGGTCGCCTACACCCAGCCGCCCCCGGCGGCGCAGGCCCCGGCTGCGCCCGCGGTGGCCGCAGCACCGGTCGATCCCGGCTATTCCGGCACCGCCATGCTCGCCACGGGCGTGATCAGCTTTGGCGCCGGCATGCTCGTCAACGAGATCTTCGACGATGACGACGACTGGGACGACTACTGGCGCGGCCCGCCGCGCTTCGACTGGGACGACGGCGACTTCTATCCCCGTCCAGGTCGGCCCAACGTCGCCGTCGGCGGCGACGTCAACATCAATGTCGACCGCGACGGGGTCGATGTCGATCGCGGCGGCGCGTGGCGGTCGGACCGCGACCGCCGGACGGCGGCAGGCGATCGGCGTGCGGTGCGCAGCCAGGGAAGCGGCCCCGCAGCCGGCGGCGACCGCGAGGCCGTGAGGAACAAGATCGCCGCGCGCAGCGCGGGGGGATCCGCCGGACTGGCCAGGACCACCGACGGCGGAGCCCGGGCGGTGCGCCAGCAAGGAGCCAGGCCCGCCGCCTTCTCCAGGCAGAACGACGGCCTCAGCAGCGCCCGCAAGGCCGATCGGCGCGGTGCCGCCAGTCTGCACCCATCCCGCGGCGGCGATGGCGGCAGGCTGCAGCAGGCGCGGGAACGGGCGCCGACCAAGATCGCCAAGCCCAAGACCAGGACCAAGGCCGTCAGGTCCACCGGGCGCGCGCAGACGGTCTTCACGAAGCAGGAAGGCGGACGGCAGGCGGCGGCTGCCAAGGCCCGCGGCTCCAGGCATGCCGGCAAGCTCAAGAGGAGGTAACGTCGATGTCCAGGCTGCACTTGGCCTTCATGGCCGTGGCTGCTCTCGGGCCGGTGGCGGCCCAGGCCGAACCGACCACCTACGCCTCGCCCGACGAGGCGGTCGGCGCCGTGGTGGAGGCTTTGGAGGCCCGTGACCGCGAGGCGCTGGTCGCGGTGTTCGGGCCGGAATCGGAGGATGTCGTCTTCACCGGCGATGCCGGGCGCGACCGGGCCAACTGGTCCGGATTCCTGGAGGACTGGCGCGAGGCCAACCGCATCGTGACGTCGGAGAATGGCCAGACCGCCACGCTCTTTGTCGGGCGAGACCAGTGGCCGTTTCCAGCGCCTCTGGAAAAGGAAGCCGACGGCAGGTGGTCGTTCGACGCCGAGGCGGCGCGCACGGAGGTCCTGGAGCGACGGATCGGGCGCAACGAGCTCGACGTGATCGACCTCCTGCGCGCCTATGTGCGCGTCCAGTCCGACTACCGGAAGACCGACTGGGACGGCGATGGCGTGATGGAGTTCGCCAGCTCGATCCTGAGCGACTCCGGCACGCGCGACGGCCTCTACTGGCCGGCCGAGGCCGGAGCGCCCGAGAGCCCGATCGGCGACTTCGTCGCCCGGGCGTCTGCCGACGGCTACAGCCTGGACGGGCGGGACGTCGAGCCCGAGCCCTATCTCGGCTATTATTACCGCGTGCTGCAGAGCCAGGGCGACGCGGTGCCCGGCGGCGCCATGAGCTATCTGGTCAACGGCCACATGGTCGCCGGCCACGCCCTGCTTGCGTTCCCGTCCGCCTATGCCGAGACCGGGGTGATGAGCTTTCTCGTCGGCGAGAACGGGATCGTGTACGAGGCCGATCTGGGAGAAGGCACCCTCGATCGCGCCGACGCGATCGACCAGTTCGATCTGGACGAAGGCTGGATCCAGGTCGACCAGCCATGACCGCCGGATCGAGCTGTTCCGGGAGTGGTGCGGCGACGGTGCTGGGTGACGCCATCGAGCGGTTCGGGCTGAGCGACCGTGGCCGGTTCGAACGCCTGTGTGACCAGCTCGGCGCGATGGGCGAGGTCGCCCGCACCGCGAAGCGGCGGGCGCTGCTGCTTTGGGCCCTGGCCTGGGCCGTGCCCCTGCTGCTTTGCCTGGCAGCCGGCACCGCCTTGGGCGCAGGCGAGCACGATTCGTTCCTGAGGGACTGGGGAGCCTGGACCCGGTTCTGCATCGTCGTGCCCATGCTCGTGCTGATCGACCGGATGGTCGACGAGAAGCTGCGCCGCCACCTGCGGCAGTTCGCCGAGGCGCCCCTCATCGCGGCCGGCTCGATGGGGGCGGCCGCGGACGCGGTGGCGATCGCGATCAGGCGCGGCCGGAGCCTGCTGGGAGAAGCCGTCTGCCTCCTGCTCGCGATCGCCCTCAGTCTCGGCGGCGCCTTCACGATGCCGGCCCGCAATGCCGGTTCCTGGCTGATCGCCACCGGTCCGGACGGCGCCGCATTGACCGTCGCCGGCTGGTGGGCGGCGCTGGTGAGCAGCCCGATCTTCTGGTTCCTCCTCCTGCGCTGGCTCTGGCGTCACCTGGTCTGGGCGCTGCTGCTGCGCCGCCTGGCGCGGCTCAGGCTCCGCCTGGTGGTGACGCATCCCGACGGGGTCGGCGGGCTGGGCTTCCTTGGCAAGTATCCCAACGTGTTCGTGGCCCTGGTCTTGGCGATGAGCCTGGTCCTGGGAGCGGCGATCGCGCGGGCATTCGAGCAGGAATCGCTGTCGCTCCAGGCGTACAGCATGCTGATGGGCACATGGCTGGCCTTCGTCCTGGCCCTGTTCGCCTTCCCGCTCGCCTCGTTCGCCGCGCCGCTTTCGGCATTGAAGGAGGCCACCGAGCGGGCCGCCTCGGTCCAGGCGACCAATCACTTCCGCAACGCCGAGCGCAAGATGCTCGGGACCAACATCGCCGCACCCGAGGCGTCCGGACCGGAGGCGGAAGCCGACGATCCGACCAAGCTCCATGCAGCGGCCCAAAAGCTCAAGGTCCTGCCGTTCAACCGCGCAGCGATCCTGCCGATCGGCGCCGCGGCGCTCGTTCCGATGATCGCCGCCGGCCTCACGCAGCTGCCGTTCGGCGAGCTGTGGAAGGTGGCGAAGCGGCTGCTCCTGCTGTGACCAGCGAATCGGCGCTGTCCCGGCGGCGAGACAACGAAGCCGCGGGCCGGGCCGCGCTTGTTGCGGGCGCCGGATCATCCTGCGCAGGTGCAGCCAGCTTCCACCAGGCACGCGTTCGGCGTACAGTTCCCGGTCATGAGCGAAGCCGACAGCCTTTTCGCGATCCTGCGGCACGCCGCTGATGCGGGCGCGGTGGCCGCGATCGAGCGCCTGGTTCAGGAGGGCAGCGATCGGGATCTCTGCCGCATCAACGCGCTTGCCTTCGCGGCTTCAGAAGGGCTGGACGAGGAGCCGTTGATCGGGGCCTTCCTCCATGCGGCACGCCTGGGGGCCTTCGAGCTGTCCTGGAACCTGCTCTGCCCCGGCTGCGGGGGCGTGCTCGCGACCGGCGCCACGCTCAAGACCTTCGACCGGAGCGAGTACGACTGCAGGCTCTGCGCCTGCGGCTACGAGCCCACGCTCGACGAGATGGTCGAAGTGACGTTCACCGTCAGCCCGCGGGTGCGCCCGATCGCGGCCCACCATCCCGACACGCTGCCGCCCGCCGACTATCTGCGCCAGATCTTCTTCGGCTCGGGCGCCGATCTGCCCGACGACCTCGACCGGCTGCTGGACGAGGTGACCCTGGAGCTGGTCGAGCTGCCGCCAGGCGAGCGGGCGATCCTGTCGCTGCAGCTGCCGGCCGCGTTCCTGGTCGTGTCCGACCCGGTGACGCACTCCACGCAGTTCCTGGACGTCAAGGGCGAGCCCACCCGCGAGCGGCAGAGCCTCACCGTGGTGATCGACCCGATGAGCCCGCCCAGCGGCACGGTCGAGCTGCACCCGGGACCGCTCCGCCTGACGCTCGAGAACCGTGCCGGCCGGCGGACGCTGCCGGGGGTCTGGATCGCAGGCGACACGCTGCACGACCTGCTCGGCCGGCGCCGGCCGTTCCTGACGGCCAAGCGGCTGCTCTCCAACCAGACCTTCCGCGACATCTACCGGACCGACACGCTGGACGTCGACCAGCGGCTCAAGATCACCAGCCTGACTTTCCTGTTCACCGACCTGAAGGGCTCCACCGAACTGTACGAGCGCGTCGGCGACCTGGTGGCGTTCGACCTGGTCCGCTCCCATTTCCGCGTCCTGCACGAGACCATCGCCGCGGAGGGCGGTGCCGTCGTGAAGACGATCGGCGATGCGGTGATGGCGACCTTCCCGACGCCCAACCGGGCGGTGGCGGCGGCGCTGCGGATGCGCGAGGCCATGCGCCAGCTCAACGACCAGCGCGAGCGGGAGGACCTGGTGCTCAAGATCGGCATCCACGAGGGTCCGTGCCTCGCGGTGATGTTCAACGACCGGCAGGACTATTTCGGCCAGACCGTGAACATCGCCGCCCGCGTGCAGGGCCTCGCCACCTCGCGCTCGATCTTCGCCACCGCCCCGGTGGTGGAGCATCTGGAAGCCGTCCGGATCTTCGAGGGCAGCGGGATCCGGCCGGCGCGGCAGGACCGTTCGCTGCGCGGGATCGGCGACAAGCTGTCGGTCTACGAGATCCCCTGAACCGGC
Proteins encoded in this region:
- a CDS encoding DUF3300 domain-containing protein translates to MTRWRWRFGVLLSCVVLLGTGKPGPAGAQDDPAQAPPATAPAADADPADMQPEAALWGEDELDDLVAPVALYPDALLAQVLVATTFPLEVVKAGRWVEANQSLAGDARSEAAQAEGWDVSVTVLAAGFPTLIERMADQIEWTESLGDALLDQSDGVMDAIQRQRARASAVGNLESNEAQTVTIENEAISIAPADPEVVYVPTYDPAVAYTQPPPAAQAPAAPAVAAAPVDPGYSGTAMLATGVISFGAGMLVNEIFDDDDDWDDYWRGPPRFDWDDGDFYPRPGRPNVAVGGDVNINVDRDGVDVDRGGAWRSDRDRRTAAGDRRAVRSQGSGPAAGGDREAVRNKIAARSAGGSAGLARTTDGGARAVRQQGARPAAFSRQNDGLSSARKADRRGAASLHPSRGGDGGRLQQARERAPTKIAKPKTRTKAVRSTGRAQTVFTKQEGGRQAAAAKARGSRHAGKLKRR
- a CDS encoding DUF2950 domain-containing protein → MSRLHLAFMAVAALGPVAAQAEPTTYASPDEAVGAVVEALEARDREALVAVFGPESEDVVFTGDAGRDRANWSGFLEDWREANRIVTSENGQTATLFVGRDQWPFPAPLEKEADGRWSFDAEAARTEVLERRIGRNELDVIDLLRAYVRVQSDYRKTDWDGDGVMEFASSILSDSGTRDGLYWPAEAGAPESPIGDFVARASADGYSLDGRDVEPEPYLGYYYRVLQSQGDAVPGGAMSYLVNGHMVAGHALLAFPSAYAETGVMSFLVGENGIVYEADLGEGTLDRADAIDQFDLDEGWIQVDQP
- a CDS encoding adenylate/guanylate cyclase domain-containing protein, translating into MSEADSLFAILRHAADAGAVAAIERLVQEGSDRDLCRINALAFAASEGLDEEPLIGAFLHAARLGAFELSWNLLCPGCGGVLATGATLKTFDRSEYDCRLCACGYEPTLDEMVEVTFTVSPRVRPIAAHHPDTLPPADYLRQIFFGSGADLPDDLDRLLDEVTLELVELPPGERAILSLQLPAAFLVVSDPVTHSTQFLDVKGEPTRERQSLTVVIDPMSPPSGTVELHPGPLRLTLENRAGRRTLPGVWIAGDTLHDLLGRRRPFLTAKRLLSNQTFRDIYRTDTLDVDQRLKITSLTFLFTDLKGSTELYERVGDLVAFDLVRSHFRVLHETIAAEGGAVVKTIGDAVMATFPTPNRAVAAALRMREAMRQLNDQREREDLVLKIGIHEGPCLAVMFNDRQDYFGQTVNIAARVQGLATSRSIFATAPVVEHLEAVRIFEGSGIRPARQDRSLRGIGDKLSVYEIP